In the genome of Streptomyces sp. P3, the window CAAGTCCCCCATGGAGGCCGCCGAACGGGCCGTCAGCCGCAGCGGGGACCGCTGGGCGGCCGTCTACTCCGAGGGCGAGTACGAGCAGTTCGAGGAGTCCCTCGACGGCCGGTACACCGGCGTGGGTCTGGAGACGCGGCGCGAGCGGGACGGCCGGATCGAGGTCACCAAGGTGCAGCCGGGGTCGCCCGCGGCCGCCGCCGGGATCCGCGCGGGCGACCGGTTGCGCACCGTCGACGGGCGGTCCGTCGACGGCCTCCCGGTCACCGACGTCGTCGCGTTACTGCGCGGTGACGCCGGTGACGCGTCCGCCGGCACCCCCGTCCGGCTCGGGCTGCAGCGCGGCACGCGCGCGTGGACCGAGACCGTGCGCCGGGCGCTGCTGTCCACGGACTCCGTCACCGTCCGGGAACTCGCCGACCGGGTCACCGTCGTCACCGTGGCCGCCTTCACCAAGGGCGTCGGCAGCGCCGTGCGGGGCGCCGTCGGCCGGGCCCCGGCCGACGGCAGGATCGTGCTGGACCTGCGCGGCAACTCCGGCGGACTGGTCACCGAGGCCGTCACCACCGCCTCCGTCTTCCTCGACGGCGGCCTCGTCGCCACCTACGACGTCGACGGCGACCAGCGCGCTCTGCACGCCGAGGCGGGCGGCGACACCCGCAAGCCCCTGGTCGTCCTCGTCGACGGCGGCACGATGAGCGCGGCCGAGCTGCTCACCGGCGCCCTGCAGGACCGCGGCCGGGCGATAGTCGTGGGATCGCGCACCTTCGGCAAGGGCTCCGTGCAGATGCCGCGCCGGCTGCCCGACGGCTCCGTCGCCGAGCTGACCGTCGGGCACTACCGCACCCCCTCCGGTCACGGCGTCGACGGCCACGGCATCACGCCCGACCTGGAGGCGGACGAGGGGGCGCTGGGGCGGGCCGAGGCCGTGCTGAGCGGACTCGGGAACGCGTCCTGAACGACCGCCGCCCCGTATCCAGCGGTAGCCGCCGCGGATCCACGGGCAGCCGCGGGGGATCCACTCGTAATCGGCTTTCCCTTCGGGCCCTTCCGGATGCGAAAATGGCGGGACTATGAGCAAGGGAATGTACGTACCGAAGGAGTCCCAGCCGAAGCAGGGCGGGGCGGCAGCGTCCGGCAAGGCCAAGGACGGCAAGCGCAAGATCGTCGCGCAGAACAAGAAGGCCCGGCACGACTACGCGATCATCGACGTGTACGAGGCGGGCCTGGTGCTCACCGGCACCGAGGTGAAGTCGCTGCGCCAGGGCCGCGCCTCGCTGACCGACGGCTTCGTGCAGATCGAGGGCGACGAGGCGTGGCTGCACGCCGCGCACATCCCCGAGTACAGCCAGGGCAGCTGGACCAACCACTCCGCGCGCCGCAAGCGCAAGCTCCTGCTGCACCGCGAGGAGATCGACAAGCTCGCGGTGAAGTCC includes:
- a CDS encoding S41 family peptidase; the encoded protein is MSGRDLFCQPRRFGRGAALTLVFASVLVAGAATGSLPRGPGDGPRSASGAAPATAPAGHSEDVARAAEEAAADGKSPMEAAERAVSRSGDRWAAVYSEGEYEQFEESLDGRYTGVGLETRRERDGRIEVTKVQPGSPAAAAGIRAGDRLRTVDGRSVDGLPVTDVVALLRGDAGDASAGTPVRLGLQRGTRAWTETVRRALLSTDSVTVRELADRVTVVTVAAFTKGVGSAVRGAVGRAPADGRIVLDLRGNSGGLVTEAVTTASVFLDGGLVATYDVDGDQRALHAEAGGDTRKPLVVLVDGGTMSAAELLTGALQDRGRAIVVGSRTFGKGSVQMPRRLPDGSVAELTVGHYRTPSGHGVDGHGITPDLEADEGALGRAEAVLSGLGNAS
- the smpB gene encoding SsrA-binding protein SmpB, with the translated sequence MSKGMYVPKESQPKQGGAAASGKAKDGKRKIVAQNKKARHDYAIIDVYEAGLVLTGTEVKSLRQGRASLTDGFVQIEGDEAWLHAAHIPEYSQGSWTNHSARRKRKLLLHREEIDKLAVKSEETGHTIVPLALYFKDGRAKAEIALARGKKEYDKRQTLREQQDRRETDRAIAAVKRRQRHA